CCGTGGCCTCGTCGAGCAGCAGGATGGGCGGGTCGTGGGCCAGGGCGCGGGCGAAGGCCACGAGCTGACGTTCGCCGGTGCTCAGGCGCTGGCCGCCTTCGCGCAACTCTTCGTCGAGACCGCGGGGAAGGCGCGCGACCAGACGGTCGAGGCCCACGCGATCGATCGCCTGGTGCAGTCGGTGCTCGTCGAAGGCCGGATCCCACAGCGTGAGGTTCTCGCGCAGCGTCCCGCTGAACAGCCGCGGGTCCTGCAGGACCAGGGCCACCTGCCGACGCAGATCGCGTTGGGGCCAGTCGCGCACGTCGATGCCGTCGACCAGCACGCGGCCCGCGTCGACGTCGTAGAAGCGGAGCAGCAACGAGATCACGGTGGTCTTGCCGGCCCCGGTGCTGCCCACGATCGCCACGCGCTCGCCGGGGCGCACGTGGAAGTCCATGCCCGTGAGCACGGACTTCTTGTGGTCGGATCCGTCGTCGAGCACCACCGGTGCCGCGGCGTCCTGCTCGAGCGTGTCGAGGGGAGAATAGCCGAAGTAGACGTCCTCGAAGCGGATGTCGCCACGGGCGCGCTTCGGGGTCTCGCGGGGCTCGGGGCGATCGACGACCTGTGACGTCGAGTCGAGCAGGGCGAACACGCGCTCGCTGGCCGCCATGGCACCCTGCAGGATGTTGAACTTCTCGCTCAGGGCACTGATCGGACGATAGAAGCGCTGGGCGTACTGCACGAAGGCCACCAGCGTTCCCAGCGTGACGGTTCCGGCCTCGATCCACAGGCCGCCCTGCCACAGCAACAGCACCACGGCCGCGGTGCTGACCACTTCGACCACGGGAAAGAACACCGCGAAGGCCGCGACGGTTTCGAGGTGCGCACGGGTGTGGGCCAGGTTCATGGTGTCGAAACGATCGAGACGGCGTTCGTGCTGACCGAAGGCCCGTACGATCGAGATCCCCGCGATGTGCTCCTGCAGGAAGGAATTGATGCGTGCCACGCGCACGCGGATCTTCCGGAAGGCCTGGCGTACGCGCGTGCGGAAGAAGCCGGCCACCAGGAAGAGGACGGGGATCACCGTGAAACTCAACAGGGCCAGCCGCCAGTCCAGCCAGATCATCACCCCCATGATCGCGAACAGCGTGAGCACGTCGGTGGCCACGGTCACCAGGCCACTGGTGAACAGTTCGTTCAGGGCCTCGATGTCGCTGGTCAGCCGGGTCATCAGCCGGCCCACCGGTTGGCGGTCGAACAGGGCCAGGTCCTGGCGCACCACGTGACGGAACAGCTGCCGGCGCAGGTCGAACATGATGTTCTGCCCGATCGTCTGCAGCAGCATGATCTGCACGTAGTGGACGGCGGCGGTCACCACGAGCACGGCGGCGTAGATGCCGCCGATCTGCCACAAGATGCGGCGTTGCTCGACGGCGGTGGCCTCGCTCTCGAGCGCGCGGTCGATCGCCATCTTCACCAGCAGCGGCGCGGCGATGCCCAGGCCGGCCACGACGGCGATCAGCACCGCGGCGAACAGGACCTGCGTGCGGTAGGGGCGCAGGTAGGCGATCAGGCGCGACAGCAGACCGCGGTCGGTGACCGCGACGCGCAGGTCTTCCTGTTCTTCCTGGTCGAATCCGTCGGCGATCGAGCTCACGGGTGTCCGGTCCTCTCCCTCATCGCAGCGCGTCGAGTTCGGCTTCGGACATCTGTTCCTCGTACATGCGGGCGTACAGACCGCCACGGCGTACGAGCTCGTCGTGGGTGCCGTGTTCGACGATCCGGCCCTCGTCCATCACGAGGATCTGGTCGGCGTCGCCCAGCGACAACAGGCGGTGGGTCACCAGCACCACGGTGCAGTCGCTCCAGGCGGTGCGCAGCTCGCGGGTGAGCTCGGCCTCGGT
This is a stretch of genomic DNA from Candidatus Krumholzibacteriia bacterium. It encodes these proteins:
- a CDS encoding ABC transporter ATP-binding protein, with protein sequence MSSIADGFDQEEQEDLRVAVTDRGLLSRLIAYLRPYRTQVLFAAVLIAVVAGLGIAAPLLVKMAIDRALESEATAVEQRRILWQIGGIYAAVLVVTAAVHYVQIMLLQTIGQNIMFDLRRQLFRHVVRQDLALFDRQPVGRLMTRLTSDIEALNELFTSGLVTVATDVLTLFAIMGVMIWLDWRLALLSFTVIPVLFLVAGFFRTRVRQAFRKIRVRVARINSFLQEHIAGISIVRAFGQHERRLDRFDTMNLAHTRAHLETVAAFAVFFPVVEVVSTAAVVLLLWQGGLWIEAGTVTLGTLVAFVQYAQRFYRPISALSEKFNILQGAMAASERVFALLDSTSQVVDRPEPRETPKRARGDIRFEDVYFGYSPLDTLEQDAAAPVVLDDGSDHKKSVLTGMDFHVRPGERVAIVGSTGAGKTTVISLLLRFYDVDAGRVLVDGIDVRDWPQRDLRRQVALVLQDPRLFSGTLRENLTLWDPAFDEHRLHQAIDRVGLDRLVARLPRGLDEELREGGQRLSTGERQLVAFARALAHDPPILLLDEATASVDAETEVRIQRATGELMRGRTSIVIAHRLATVRDADRILVLHHGRLLEQGTHDELMANGRLYRRLVEMQLATAQASRRA